From one Marinifilum sp. JC120 genomic stretch:
- a CDS encoding DUF3131 domain-containing protein, which produces MMFKSLRITIFMLLMLAASTVNPAHAAFDGLGQLVSSPTFAEAVGLYKNGKYDPSALLLDDLARNLRGISPEVSGLVFVMASRAAENAGNARAYESWGMATARFARAGMSWQQVRSTLDQQLEMARLGASGPAAVGAGQSPGFAGPAVNLPPEAGRLSTTWKLFGLKHYKRPAPGLRREMTADQIWNEMDGGAEAPVTVIPYSEGVWGQPQSSGKLNEQNIGQSPVARPIPSQNPSVPSHVKDVPHDHSSAAAAASYAASTQKKKTAVSEQYMRSARIAWKYFQRNYQPATGLYNGLDLYPMTTVWEIGTSLAALNAAHRLEIITDAEFRQRAGLMLQTLSSMDFYNNELPNKLYFADSARMVGEDQKPSSTGIGWNGPDIARLLLWLKKTADEHPEFKSTCDKIFQRLRTERLVKDGIINSLSVYLNKEQLQPETGFGLPSYAAEALKLWNLDAWKVRDYRPQLGFKKIYGIKVPFNKSGPAISSTPFTLMLMELGRTDSEQDRMIRSIYEVQAARYKNKGKLTAADTGRIDRSPWVAQSVIITSGGKNEWQCISPYSDKPLPLFWSSTATGFCWDALFNTAYTRKLVQELSTLQVPEKGFMTGKYDNGEINKAVTLETNGLILEAAMYRRNQ; this is translated from the coding sequence ATGATGTTTAAGTCCTTGCGCATAACCATATTCATGCTGCTCATGTTAGCGGCATCTACTGTAAATCCGGCCCACGCAGCCTTTGACGGTCTGGGCCAGCTTGTTTCAAGCCCGACTTTTGCTGAAGCTGTAGGTCTCTATAAAAACGGCAAATATGATCCGTCAGCCTTGCTGCTGGATGATCTGGCCCGCAACCTGCGCGGTATTTCTCCCGAAGTGAGCGGTCTGGTCTTTGTTATGGCTTCCCGCGCAGCGGAAAACGCCGGAAATGCACGGGCTTATGAATCTTGGGGCATGGCAACAGCACGTTTTGCCCGGGCAGGCATGAGCTGGCAACAGGTGCGCTCAACCCTTGACCAACAGCTTGAAATGGCAAGGCTGGGGGCTTCCGGCCCTGCGGCAGTGGGCGCAGGGCAGTCGCCGGGATTTGCCGGACCAGCAGTGAACCTGCCTCCGGAAGCAGGGCGGCTTTCCACGACTTGGAAACTTTTCGGACTTAAACATTACAAGCGTCCCGCTCCGGGCCTACGCCGCGAAATGACCGCCGACCAGATCTGGAATGAAATGGATGGCGGTGCAGAAGCTCCGGTTACGGTCATTCCATATTCTGAAGGCGTCTGGGGGCAGCCGCAATCTTCCGGCAAACTCAATGAACAGAATATCGGGCAGAGTCCGGTGGCACGCCCCATTCCGAGTCAAAATCCCTCTGTTCCATCTCATGTAAAAGATGTTCCCCACGATCACAGCAGCGCGGCAGCGGCAGCTTCCTACGCGGCTTCGACACAAAAGAAAAAGACCGCAGTAAGCGAGCAATACATGCGGTCTGCGCGTATCGCGTGGAAGTATTTTCAGCGTAATTACCAACCCGCCACCGGATTGTACAACGGTCTTGATCTGTACCCGATGACCACGGTCTGGGAAATTGGAACTTCTCTTGCGGCCCTCAATGCGGCCCATCGTCTTGAAATCATCACTGATGCTGAGTTTCGGCAACGGGCCGGACTTATGCTTCAAACTTTATCCTCTATGGATTTCTACAATAACGAGCTACCCAACAAACTCTATTTTGCGGATTCGGCACGTATGGTCGGAGAAGACCAGAAGCCCTCATCAACGGGAATCGGCTGGAACGGGCCGGATATAGCCCGCTTGCTACTCTGGCTAAAAAAGACGGCTGACGAACACCCCGAATTCAAATCCACCTGCGACAAAATCTTCCAACGCTTGCGTACGGAGCGGCTGGTCAAGGACGGAATAATTAATAGCTTGTCTGTATACTTAAACAAGGAACAGCTTCAACCTGAAACAGGATTCGGTCTGCCGTCATACGCTGCCGAGGCTTTAAAACTCTGGAATCTGGATGCGTGGAAGGTGCGTGATTACCGCCCGCAGCTCGGTTTTAAGAAAATATACGGGATCAAGGTTCCGTTTAATAAATCTGGTCCGGCCATATCATCCACCCCGTTTACACTCATGCTCATGGAACTGGGCAGGACTGATTCCGAGCAGGACCGCATGATCCGCTCCATCTACGAAGTTCAGGCTGCACGATACAAAAATAAAGGGAAGCTCACCGCAGCTGATACAGGACGCATTGATCGAAGTCCGTGGGTGGCACAAAGCGTGATAATCACTTCCGGAGGAAAAAACGAGTGGCAGTGCATCAGCCCATATTCAGACAAACCGCTACCGCTGTTTTGGTCTTCCACAGCAACAGGGTTCTGCTGGGACGCTCTGTTTAATACAGCCTACACCCGTAAACTCGTGCAGGAGCTTTCAACCCTGCAAGTCCCGGAAAAAGGATTCATGACCGGGAAATACGATAACGGAGAAATCAATAAAGCCGTAACCCTTGAAACAAACGGCTTGATACTTGAAGCCGCCATGTACAGGAGGAATCAATGA
- a CDS encoding DUF3131 domain-containing protein, which translates to MLKRTIVIFSLCLLMLLAGCGAVYETVKCGFDFGDDRGDIVLTDCHRLSDRGQLFAEVAWTYFEKNYNPQTGLVNAAENYPYTSIGEIAAYLSALISAHEMDLLDERRFCQRVGKLVEWLNAMELYAGELPNLIYNSHTGRMVGFDMKPGKAGFSSMDIGRLLIWLRVLKTKYPLFAEGVDRAVLRWNFCMVIDKDGTLRSGRFVNGKTEFIHEGRLGWEGYAARGYEMWGIDVKSSVPSPLRYIEIYGRKIPYDPRDSITTGVPVYLTSTPFLLEGMEFGYSDVGVPEEHHSGDDALERCNLARGIYEIQEERYRREGIMTARSENGVDKPPYAVIGTITAEGKLWPTISRGGEMHYDLAMFSTRAIFGMWSIWDTDYTKFIMAAAACCFFEEGRGWFEGRYEKNWRINKVMVLETNAVVLEALLHRLDGALVRVAKEPSYIDFYLRKELPMSDYPRCLPGREREDI; encoded by the coding sequence ATGCTAAAACGGACGATTGTCATATTCTCGCTATGCCTGCTTATGCTGCTGGCAGGGTGCGGTGCTGTTTACGAGACAGTCAAATGCGGTTTCGACTTTGGCGATGACCGTGGAGATATTGTGCTTACAGACTGCCATCGTTTGTCTGATCGCGGACAATTGTTTGCGGAGGTGGCATGGACATATTTTGAGAAAAATTACAATCCGCAGACCGGGCTGGTTAATGCGGCGGAAAACTATCCCTATACGTCCATTGGAGAAATTGCAGCTTATCTTTCGGCATTGATTTCTGCTCACGAGATGGATCTTTTAGATGAAAGGCGGTTCTGTCAGCGGGTGGGTAAACTGGTGGAATGGCTCAATGCCATGGAACTTTACGCCGGGGAGTTGCCCAATCTTATTTATAATTCACACACCGGGCGCATGGTCGGGTTTGATATGAAACCGGGCAAGGCCGGATTTTCCTCCATGGATATCGGGCGGCTTCTGATCTGGCTGCGGGTGTTGAAAACAAAATACCCCCTCTTTGCCGAAGGTGTAGACCGCGCTGTGTTGCGCTGGAATTTTTGCATGGTCATCGACAAAGACGGTACGTTGCGCAGTGGGCGGTTCGTGAACGGTAAGACTGAATTCATCCACGAAGGACGGTTGGGCTGGGAAGGTTACGCCGCACGCGGTTATGAAATGTGGGGTATTGATGTGAAATCCTCTGTGCCTTCTCCGCTTCGCTATATTGAAATATATGGCAGGAAAATTCCTTATGACCCTCGCGATTCCATTACTACCGGGGTTCCGGTCTATCTTACTTCGACTCCGTTTCTGCTTGAAGGAATGGAATTCGGATATTCGGATGTGGGCGTGCCGGAAGAACATCATAGCGGGGACGACGCTCTTGAACGTTGCAATCTGGCCCGTGGAATTTATGAGATTCAGGAAGAGCGTTACCGTCGTGAGGGGATCATGACTGCCCGAAGCGAAAACGGAGTCGATAAACCTCCCTATGCAGTCATCGGTACTATCACTGCCGAGGGTAAGCTCTGGCCGACCATCTCCCGTGGTGGTGAGATGCATTATGATCTGGCAATGTTTTCTACCCGGGCAATTTTCGGCATGTGGTCCATCTGGGATACGGATTACACAAAATTCATTATGGCTGCCGCAGCTTGCTGTTTCTTTGAAGAAGGGCGCGGCTGGTTTGAGGGCCGCTATGAAAAAAACTGGCGGATCAATAAAGTAATGGTGCTGGAAACAAACGCGGTGGTCCTTGAGGCCCTATTGCACCGTCTGGACGGAGCTTTGGTGCGGGTCGCCAAGGAACCGAGTTATATAGATTTTTACCTGCGTAAAGAATTACCCATGAGCGACTATCCCCGCTGCCTGCCGGGCAGGGAAAGGGAGGACATATGA
- a CDS encoding DUF3131 domain-containing protein, with amino-acid sequence MILRGIKYIFTLSMLIALLGSAATCMAEIKPAARQIPRQGPLTEREMEWAKTAWSYFQNNVNPETGLAGAQPNYSPFTMWDLSAHMGAILSANELGLIDDKEFDSRMRKIISWLNVMELFRGDLPNQFYSADNGAMVDWSNQPGALGWSALDLGRLLIWLRIIKERHPEYAEQIDRAVMRWNWTKLMDRNGTMFGASYYQRDENNLIHYAEGRLGYEEYAARGFGLWGADTTAASKIHPYSTVTIYGVPIPFDARDPENEHAPNFVVTENFVLDGIEHNWDLPENHNTNVHKHTDPMQAKFAWAVYKAQEGRFLNTGILTAKTEDAVDQAPYFVYDTILGHGIPYATMSHEGKAMPELACLNTKAALGLWVLFKSDYTDLLAEVASTMFEPGKGFYVGRYEKTGKINRAITMNGNGVIMEILLYKAQGKLLKYSNKKSYWNKFFENNSLPSKALPPWKYQPYITIHKYDP; translated from the coding sequence ATGATTTTACGGGGAATAAAATATATATTTACCCTGAGCATGCTGATTGCGCTGCTCGGTTCCGCCGCTACATGTATGGCGGAGATCAAGCCTGCCGCGCGCCAGATTCCACGCCAAGGACCGCTTACTGAACGTGAAATGGAATGGGCCAAGACCGCATGGAGTTACTTTCAGAACAATGTAAATCCTGAAACCGGATTGGCCGGGGCACAGCCCAATTATTCCCCTTTTACCATGTGGGACCTTTCCGCACACATGGGGGCTATCCTTTCAGCCAATGAACTGGGACTAATTGATGACAAAGAATTTGATTCGCGCATGCGCAAGATCATCTCATGGCTTAATGTCATGGAACTTTTCCGGGGCGACCTGCCCAATCAGTTTTATAGTGCGGACAACGGAGCCATGGTTGATTGGTCAAATCAACCCGGCGCGCTCGGCTGGTCCGCTCTTGATCTTGGCAGGCTGCTCATATGGTTACGTATCATCAAAGAACGTCACCCCGAATATGCGGAACAGATTGACCGCGCGGTAATGCGCTGGAATTGGACCAAGCTCATGGACCGCAACGGAACCATGTTCGGAGCCAGTTACTACCAGCGCGATGAGAACAACCTTATCCATTACGCTGAAGGACGGCTCGGTTACGAGGAATACGCCGCACGCGGATTCGGGCTTTGGGGAGCGGACACTACCGCCGCCTCCAAGATCCATCCTTATTCTACTGTCACCATTTACGGTGTGCCCATTCCCTTTGATGCCCGTGATCCTGAAAACGAGCATGCTCCGAATTTTGTGGTTACTGAAAATTTCGTACTCGACGGCATTGAACACAATTGGGACTTGCCTGAAAATCATAACACCAACGTGCATAAGCATACCGATCCCATGCAGGCCAAGTTTGCATGGGCGGTCTACAAAGCGCAGGAAGGGCGGTTCCTTAATACCGGAATCCTCACTGCCAAGACCGAGGATGCCGTGGATCAGGCCCCGTATTTTGTCTACGACACCATCCTCGGGCACGGTATTCCCTATGCGACCATGAGCCACGAAGGTAAGGCCATGCCTGAGCTTGCTTGCCTGAACACCAAGGCAGCCCTCGGGCTGTGGGTGCTTTTCAAGTCTGATTACACTGATCTTTTAGCCGAGGTAGCCTCAACCATGTTCGAGCCGGGCAAAGGATTTTACGTGGGCCGGTACGAAAAGACCGGCAAGATTAACCGGGCCATCACCATGAATGGGAACGGGGTAATCATGGAAATACTGCTCTACAAGGCGCAGGGCAAACTGCTTAAGTACAGTAACAAAAAAAGTTATTGGAACAAGTTTTTTGAAAACAACTCGCTGCCTTCCAAGGCCTTACCGCCATGGAAGTATCAGCCGTATATTACGATACATAAGTATGATCCATAG
- a CDS encoding DUF3131 domain-containing protein has translation MARFSSVIILTFKPSGNFSLGGTVDAKETNRAKQGPHGDQDIWNGEFLMMNKRNYTQTPPLGIAKGIIPFARRRRNAIIKKARSASKLAFMVLLLFVCGCKNYMHSSKSDAFAYRTATAEIKPRRAVSANSFWSKNEPAQLTEKQHEMASYAWAYFTRTVFPETGLPQGAVGSDTLTMDNIAGYLAALTCAKRIGVLADIEFHERMTKLVTWLNKMQLNSLGLPNTFYSGRTGQSLNGVSQPGEDGHSALDIGRLLILLRIVRNEFPTHAAAIDRAVLRWNFRKLIDADGLLYGSYYRDGGLHSYREGRFGELQYAAKGFALWGFKIDASIQSGKTSLITVNNILLPFDNRYSHISPIPRPQGEPRQTGAVTTTAPLLDGMEFDWLIPMKGTDYETWEVDQKSLQLAQALYAVQKSRYKVEGMLTARSAHNLDRPPYFVIDSVFALGDPFATMDKSGNPQPGQACISTSASFQLWSMFEGPYTDLLMDSVNSLFDQYGGWYAGSYEDGGATNKAISLNDNAVILESLAFILNGPLFKPASQPGYWELTLEAESFEAQGLPPAKFQQQFQPMLDTRKAEPRP, from the coding sequence ATGGCTCGATTTTCTTCGGTTATAATTTTGACCTTCAAGCCATCTGGGAATTTTTCACTGGGCGGGACAGTGGACGCAAAAGAGACAAACCGAGCAAAACAAGGCCCCCATGGGGACCAAGATATATGGAATGGTGAATTTTTGATGATGAACAAAAGAAATTATACGCAGACACCACCCTTAGGGATTGCAAAGGGGATTATCCCCTTTGCCCGCCGGAGGCGAAATGCGATCATCAAAAAAGCGCGTAGCGCATCAAAACTTGCTTTTATGGTCTTGTTGCTGTTCGTTTGTGGCTGTAAAAATTACATGCACAGCAGCAAAAGTGATGCATTCGCTTACCGTACTGCAACTGCTGAAATCAAACCGCGCCGAGCTGTCTCTGCCAATTCTTTCTGGTCCAAAAATGAACCGGCACAACTGACGGAAAAACAGCACGAAATGGCCAGCTACGCATGGGCTTACTTCACCCGCACGGTTTTCCCGGAAACAGGACTTCCGCAGGGTGCGGTGGGCAGTGACACCCTGACTATGGATAATATAGCCGGATATCTCGCTGCACTGACTTGCGCTAAGCGGATCGGCGTGCTGGCGGATATTGAATTTCACGAACGCATGACCAAGCTGGTTACATGGCTTAACAAGATGCAACTCAACTCACTCGGGTTGCCGAACACCTTCTATAGCGGACGTACCGGGCAATCCCTGAACGGAGTCAGCCAGCCCGGAGAGGACGGACATTCAGCCCTCGATATCGGACGTTTGTTGATCTTGCTGCGTATTGTGCGCAATGAATTTCCCACCCACGCTGCCGCCATTGACCGCGCGGTGCTGCGTTGGAATTTCCGAAAACTAATTGATGCCGATGGATTGCTTTACGGTTCCTATTATCGGGACGGGGGGCTTCATTCATACCGTGAAGGCCGTTTCGGAGAGCTGCAATACGCAGCCAAGGGTTTTGCTCTCTGGGGTTTTAAAATTGATGCCTCGATACAGTCGGGCAAGACTTCTTTAATTACCGTCAACAACATCCTGCTGCCCTTTGATAACCGCTACTCCCATATTTCACCCATCCCGCGCCCGCAGGGTGAGCCGCGTCAGACCGGAGCAGTGACCACAACTGCGCCGTTGCTGGACGGCATGGAGTTCGATTGGTTGATTCCCATGAAAGGTACCGACTATGAAACTTGGGAAGTTGATCAAAAGTCGTTGCAACTGGCCCAGGCACTCTACGCTGTTCAGAAATCGCGTTACAAGGTTGAAGGGATGCTCACAGCACGATCAGCTCACAATCTTGATCGTCCACCATATTTTGTGATCGATTCGGTTTTCGCTCTGGGAGATCCATTCGCCACCATGGATAAGTCCGGCAATCCCCAGCCGGGGCAGGCTTGCATATCAACCAGTGCATCTTTCCAGCTCTGGTCCATGTTTGAAGGGCCGTACACCGACCTGCTTATGGATTCCGTAAATTCGCTCTTTGACCAGTATGGAGGCTGGTATGCCGGATCATACGAAGACGGTGGCGCAACCAATAAGGCCATTTCCCTGAACGACAATGCCGTTATTCTTGAATCGCTGGCCTTTATTCTTAACGGACCGCTTTTCAAGCCTGCCTCCCAGCCCGGATACTGGGAGCTAACCCTTGAAGCGGAATCATTCGAAGCACAAGGCCTGCCTCCGGCAAAATTCCAGCAGCAATTCCAGCCCATGCTGGACACCAGAAAAGCGGAGCCGCGCCCATGA
- a CDS encoding DUF3131 domain-containing protein yields the protein MTLKIQIMEMRSQIAVILGLISTGFIIFFLTDLSHIQERRTLAGTDENGRAVLAVEFTEDIPRPPLRNLSSEEMTMARTAWKYFETNYNADTGLADSVAGFHFTTLWDTASYLLGLISAHRLEIIEDAEFHTRMEKALDALERIPLYNGELPNKAYDTKSLSMTDYQNKPSETGTGWSAIDIGRLFVPLNVILYEYSEYTPRVRKIISRWDYTRMFKDGVLYGVTYKNGAEELNQEGRLGYEEYVSKSFALLGFDISAAYNYLDYTGLVEIEGVEVPVDVRTSAIFGAHTYALSEPYILDGIEFGFDHYSREFAYRIYLAQEKRYENEGILTAVTETALSEDPYFVYNTVYGEGKKWACITSEGMQSPDWRTLSTKGALGWHSLYETDYTAKLVDKISVLTTEENGFYAGIYEDDGRVNAVNTCNTNGIILETLYYKKFGPFLRIQGKGGL from the coding sequence ATGACCCTGAAAATACAAATTATGGAAATGCGCAGTCAGATCGCGGTAATTCTGGGCTTGATCAGCACCGGATTCATTATATTTTTCCTGACGGACCTAAGTCACATTCAGGAAAGACGTACCCTAGCAGGGACGGACGAAAACGGACGGGCCGTGCTCGCCGTGGAATTCACCGAAGATATTCCCCGTCCGCCCCTGCGCAATCTTTCTTCTGAAGAAATGACCATGGCTCGCACAGCTTGGAAATATTTCGAGACCAACTATAACGCTGATACCGGGCTGGCTGATTCTGTTGCCGGATTCCATTTCACAACTCTCTGGGATACCGCATCCTATCTGCTGGGATTGATCTCGGCCCACCGGCTGGAAATTATTGAAGACGCAGAATTCCATACCCGCATGGAAAAGGCCCTGGACGCCCTTGAGCGCATTCCGCTTTATAACGGAGAGTTGCCCAACAAAGCATACGATACCAAGTCGCTTTCCATGACCGACTACCAGAACAAACCTTCCGAAACCGGGACCGGCTGGAGTGCCATTGATATCGGTCGGTTGTTTGTTCCTTTGAATGTCATTCTTTACGAGTACAGCGAATATACCCCACGAGTGCGCAAAATAATCTCGCGTTGGGATTACACCCGCATGTTCAAAGACGGAGTGCTTTACGGAGTGACCTACAAAAACGGAGCTGAAGAGCTGAATCAGGAAGGGCGTCTTGGTTACGAGGAATACGTATCCAAATCTTTTGCCTTGCTCGGTTTCGACATCAGCGCGGCCTACAATTACCTCGACTATACCGGGCTGGTGGAGATCGAAGGTGTGGAAGTTCCGGTGGATGTGCGGACCTCGGCTATTTTCGGGGCGCATACCTACGCGCTCAGTGAACCGTATATTTTGGACGGCATTGAATTCGGCTTTGATCATTACTCAAGGGAATTTGCCTACCGCATCTATCTTGCACAGGAAAAACGGTACGAGAATGAAGGCATCCTCACTGCGGTGACTGAAACCGCGCTCAGTGAAGATCCGTACTTTGTTTACAACACGGTTTACGGCGAAGGTAAAAAGTGGGCCTGCATCACCTCCGAAGGCATGCAGTCCCCGGATTGGCGGACCCTTTCCACCAAAGGCGCGCTGGGGTGGCATTCTTTATACGAAACAGACTACACCGCAAAACTGGTTGATAAAATTTCAGTTTTAACAACAGAGGAAAATGGCTTTTACGCCGGAATCTATGAAGATGACGGGCGGGTGAACGCGGTCAATACCTGCAACACCAATGGGATTATTCTGGAAACCCTTTATTACAAAAAATTCGGCCCCTTTCTGCGCATTCAGGGCAAAGGAGGGCTTTAG
- a CDS encoding glycosyltransferase, whose translation MKDFYFSEYEHRKPYRPVPFSAGREFLYQYLATINIAMGVWYFHWRWFYSLNTEALWFSIPLALAETLAFLSTALFIVNLWAHKDEPIKPIPAMISEIMAENERPPEDRPISIDIFLPTYTEDPELVRYSIRDSKKVSYPHPADIKIHVLDDGKREEMRAVAIEEGVNYITRTDNRGFKAGNLRNAMEMTHGDIIVILDADTRPFPQFLERTMGYFRDPDVAWVQTPQWFYDIPEGEGLESFLKRKLGSRVGKFGAFIERMIGKIHVGKDIFGSDPRMFYDCIQRRRMNYNASFCCGAGSLHRREAVLRAALLRYMDEVENHANEASKDMADPELAEAVRLGAARGFMSDTEVTPYKYHVSEDIYTSMLLHADRSRDWKSIHHAEVLSKMLSPQDLEAYLTQNFKYAGGTLDLLRRDNPATLPGLNTGQRMMYFASTFSYFAAFWMMVFLITPPIFYFTGLVPVKGFDLDFFIHILSFQLISQITFMLGTWGVNTLRNVQYYVAFFPLNIKAIWTVLIGKTIKFKVTPKTGSSEARLDLVRPQLFVIALNVAGIIWYLGRMALGYEYDLLGFIIATFWSMLNMSSLMVIVRAATWKTDESRLL comes from the coding sequence ATGAAAGATTTCTACTTCTCGGAATATGAACACAGGAAACCGTACCGCCCGGTGCCGTTTTCGGCGGGACGGGAGTTCCTGTACCAGTATTTGGCGACCATCAACATTGCCATGGGCGTCTGGTATTTTCACTGGCGCTGGTTCTATTCCCTGAACACGGAAGCTCTTTGGTTTTCAATTCCGCTGGCCTTGGCTGAGACTCTGGCTTTCCTAAGCACGGCTCTGTTTATCGTAAACCTCTGGGCGCACAAGGATGAACCTATCAAACCGATCCCGGCCATGATCAGCGAGATTATGGCCGAGAATGAAAGACCGCCTGAAGATCGGCCCATAAGCATTGATATCTTCCTGCCCACCTACACGGAAGACCCCGAATTGGTGCGCTACTCCATCCGCGACTCCAAGAAGGTCAGCTACCCCCACCCGGCGGATATCAAAATTCACGTGCTGGATGACGGCAAACGCGAGGAAATGCGCGCAGTGGCAATAGAAGAGGGTGTCAATTATATTACCCGCACGGATAACCGGGGCTTTAAGGCCGGGAACCTGCGTAACGCCATGGAGATGACCCATGGAGACATTATCGTAATTCTTGATGCCGATACTCGTCCTTTCCCGCAATTTCTTGAACGGACCATGGGATATTTCCGCGACCCGGACGTGGCATGGGTCCAGACCCCGCAATGGTTTTACGACATTCCCGAAGGTGAAGGTCTGGAATCTTTTCTTAAGCGTAAGCTTGGTTCAAGGGTTGGCAAGTTTGGTGCTTTTATTGAACGGATGATCGGCAAAATTCATGTGGGTAAAGACATTTTCGGCAGTGATCCAAGAATGTTTTATGACTGCATCCAGAGGCGGCGTATGAATTACAATGCTTCATTTTGCTGCGGAGCAGGGTCATTACATCGACGCGAAGCTGTTTTACGCGCGGCTCTGCTGCGTTATATGGACGAAGTGGAAAATCACGCCAACGAGGCCAGCAAAGATATGGCTGACCCGGAACTTGCCGAAGCAGTCCGGCTGGGTGCAGCGCGCGGCTTCATGAGCGATACCGAGGTTACGCCCTACAAATATCACGTCTCAGAAGACATCTACACCTCCATGCTGCTGCATGCGGACCGTAGTCGGGACTGGAAATCCATCCACCATGCGGAAGTGCTTTCCAAAATGCTCTCCCCGCAAGATCTTGAGGCCTACCTGACCCAGAATTTCAAATATGCCGGAGGCACTCTGGATCTGCTGCGCCGGGATAATCCGGCTACTCTGCCAGGGCTGAACACAGGGCAGCGGATGATGTATTTTGCTTCCACTTTTTCATATTTTGCTGCTTTCTGGATGATGGTTTTCCTGATCACTCCGCCTATTTTTTACTTTACCGGTTTGGTTCCGGTTAAAGGATTTGATCTTGATTTCTTCATTCATATTCTAAGCTTCCAGTTGATCAGCCAGATCACTTTTATGCTCGGAACTTGGGGAGTGAACACGTTGCGTAACGTGCAATATTACGTGGCCTTCTTCCCCCTGAACATCAAGGCTATCTGGACGGTATTGATAGGCAAGACCATCAAATTCAAGGTCACACCTAAAACAGGATCAAGTGAAGCGCGGCTTGATCTGGTCAGGCCGCAACTATTTGTAATCGCGCTGAACGTGGCCGGGATCATCTGGTATCTGGGCCGTATGGCCCTAGGTTATGAATATGATCTGCTGGGTTTTATCATCGCAACATTCTGGTCGATGCTGAACATGTCATCACTGATGGTAATTGTTCGGGCCGCTACATGGAAAACAGACGAGAGTAGGCTGTTATGA
- a CDS encoding anti-sigma factor antagonist, translated as MLKVDIRNVNDICVIKPGTHRLDASTAVDFKNTLLKLIEDGNLRLLLNLENVDFIDSSGLGAIISAMRQVGVKGDIKLCDVKEQVEELLRLTRLDKVLQSFPCEKDALEGY; from the coding sequence ATGCTGAAAGTTGATATTAGAAACGTAAATGACATCTGCGTGATTAAGCCCGGTACCCATCGCCTTGATGCCAGCACTGCTGTTGATTTTAAAAACACTCTGCTCAAGCTAATTGAAGATGGTAATCTGCGCTTATTGCTTAATTTGGAAAATGTGGATTTCATCGACAGTTCCGGGCTTGGAGCAATCATCTCCGCAATGCGGCAGGTCGGTGTAAAAGGGGACATCAAGTTATGTGACGTAAAGGAGCAAGTAGAAGAACTGTTGCGGCTCACAAGACTGGATAAAGTTCTTCAAAGCTTCCCCTGCGAGAAGGACGCACTGGAAGGGTACTAA
- a CDS encoding glycosyltransferase family 2 protein: MRFLMSDKNFEYYLSVVIPAYNEQERIADTLYTVKEFLDGQPYRSEIIIVDDGSRDWTTEVVKTVDIYNQEMKEQNVSAIMENVKNVGKGFSVARGMLRAKGKFVLFSDADLSTPIGEIDKLLPVLEQGCDIAIGSRRMAESEVEKKPFYRDLMSFIFNSVVGLFAIRGIKDTQCGFKVFRNEVAHQIADKQKLYGFSFDVEQLFLARKLGYCIEEVPVKWEHAEGSKVDPLRDSIRMFMDVMRIRMLHRNL, encoded by the coding sequence ATGAGGTTTCTCATGAGCGATAAAAACTTTGAATATTACCTTTCAGTGGTCATCCCGGCCTACAACGAACAGGAGCGCATTGCCGATACTCTATACACGGTAAAGGAGTTCCTCGACGGACAACCGTATAGAAGCGAGATCATCATCGTGGATGACGGCAGTCGGGACTGGACCACCGAAGTGGTCAAGACTGTGGATATCTACAATCAGGAGATGAAGGAGCAGAATGTCAGTGCCATTATGGAAAATGTAAAAAATGTAGGCAAAGGCTTTTCCGTGGCCCGCGGCATGCTGCGCGCCAAAGGAAAATTCGTGCTCTTTTCCGATGCCGACCTATCCACGCCCATTGGGGAAATCGACAAGCTTTTGCCCGTGCTCGAACAGGGCTGCGATATCGCCATCGGCTCAAGGCGTATGGCGGAATCGGAAGTTGAAAAGAAACCTTTTTACCGCGATTTGATGAGTTTCATCTTTAACTCAGTGGTAGGACTGTTCGCTATTCGCGGCATCAAGGACACCCAGTGCGGATTCAAAGTCTTCCGCAACGAGGTGGCCCACCAGATTGCCGACAAGCAGAAGCTGTACGGGTTCAGCTTTGATGTGGAGCAGCTTTTTCTGGCCCGCAAGCTTGGATACTGCATCGAAGAAGTGCCCGTTAAATGGGAACATGCCGAAGGATCAAAAGTGGACCCGTTGCGCGATTCAATCCGCATGTTCATGGATGTGATGCGCATTCGGATGTTGCATAGGAATTTGTAA